GATGACGTACTCCCATCGGCAGGCTTGCACGCATTCTCCTTTATAATTGTCGCGCCCATTCAGATAATTCGAAAGCAGGCAACGCCCGCTGTAACTGATACACATCGCCCCGTGCGCAAAGCACTCGATCTCGACGGAGGGATCCAGCGAATCGCGGATTCTTTTGATTCGATCCGTCGAAAGTTCTCGCGCGAGGACGATCCTCGTAACGCCGAGATCGGCGTAAAACGAAGCGGCGTAAGAATTCAGCGTATTCGCTTGCGTGGAGACGTGAACGTCCAACGAGGGAAATTCTTTTCTCGCGAGAGAAAGGACGCCGAGATCGGAGACGATGATCGCGTCCGCGCCCGCTTCCGAAAGAAAAGCGAGGTACTCTTTGAGCGCGGGAAAGTCCTCGTCGTAAGCGAAGCAGTTGACCGTAACGTAGCCTTTCTTCCCTTCCTTATGCAAAAGATCGAGAGCAGCTTTGATCTCGTCTTTTTCGAAGTTGCCGGCATAGGCGCGAAGCCCGAAATTTTTACCCGAAAAATAAACGGCGTCCGCCCCGAAATGAGAGGCGACGCAGAGTTTTTCCATCGTACCGGCGGGAGAAAGCAGTTCGGTTTCCATCGGTTATTTTTCCACGACGATCGGGACGATCATAGGCGAAGACTGCGAGGATTGATACAGCATTTTCCGAACCGTCCTGCGGATCGTGGATTTGACCGCTTCGCGGTTGTCGCTGTTGATATACTTCATATTTTTGAGCGCGCCGACGACCTGCTTTTTCATCTCGGCGATCTCCTCTTCCGAAAGAGCCGCCATACCGCGCGTTATGATCTCGGGTTGCGCGGGGATCTTTCCGTTTTCGACGCTGACGGTCAAAAGAATAATGATAAAGCCGTCCGCCGAAAGCTGCCTGCGATCCTTGATTACGGGTTCGAGATCGCCGACCGCGTCGCCGTCCACGTAGGAATTCCCGGCTTTGATGCCGTCCAGTTTTTTGAGTCCGTCTTTCGCGACTTCGACGCACCAGCCGAGCTCGGGGATCAAGATATTCTCTTTCGGGATCCCCATCGACTGCGCGATGCCCGCGTGAATCTTCAAATGACGGAATTCGCCGTGCACGGGAATAAAGAATTTCGGGCGAATCAGAGAAAGCATCATTTTGAGCTCTTCCTGATGCGCGTGTCCCGAAGTGTGGACGTCTTCGATCGCGGCGTAAATGACTTCCGCGCCGAGACGATACAAACTGTTGATCACGTTATAAATGCTCTTCTCGTTTCCGGGGATCGCGCTCGCGGAGATGATGATCGTGTCTTTGATCCCGACGGTGATCGAGGGATGCTCGCCCGCCGCCATTCTCGTAAGCGCGCTGACCCTCTCGCCCTGCGACCCCGTGCAAATAATGCAGAGTTTCTCGGGCGGGATCTTTTTCATCGCCGCTTCGTTTACGATCAAGCTGTCGTCGTAATGCAAAAGTTTCAAGGTCTTCCCGAGTTCGACGACTTTGATGACGCTGCGCCCGCTGAGGATGACTCTTCTGCCGCTCGCCGCCGCGATGTCGAGGATCTGCTGAATGCGGTGCAGATTCGAAGCGAACGTCGCGACGATGATGCGCCGACCCGAGTTCGCCGCGAAGATCCTCGAAATGCTTTCGCCGACCTTCTTTTCACTGATCGTGTGCCCCGGGCGCTCCGCGTTCGTGGAATCCGAAAGCATCAGTTTTACGCCCTTTTTCCCGAGTTCGGCAAGCGCGTAAAAATCCATTTGCTCGTTATCGATCGGCGTATGGTCGATCTTGAAATCGCCCGTGTGGAAAATCATGCCCTGCGGCGTGTCGATCGAAAGCGCGAGCGCGCCCGCGATCGAATGACAGACCTTATAGAAACGAATCTTGAAGCAGTCCACGGAGATCTCCGTCCCGCTGTCCACCGTCTTCATTTTCGCCTTCAATCCGAATTCTTCGATCTTTCCGCGAATGAGTCCGAGCGTCAAGGTCGATCCGAAAATGACGGGAGAATCCAAAACCTGCAAAAGATACGGGATCGCTCCGATATGATCCTCGTGACCATGCGTGCAGAGAATCGCCTTTACCTTTTCCTTATTCTCCACGAGATAGGAAAAATCGGGGATAACGACGTCCACCCCGAGCATTTCCTCGGACGGGAACGTCAGCCCCGCGTCGATAACGATAATGCTGTCGCCGTATTCGATCACGGTCATATTCTTGCCGATCTCGCCTACGCCGCCCAAAAATCCGATCTTTAATTTTTTAGCCATACCACTCCTAAAATATAAAAACGCCTTACGCGATTAGTTGCTTACAGTATTATAGACCATATCTTTTCTTCCGTCAAGCCGAACCTTGATCGAAAACGGCGAAAAATATCGAAAGGACGAAGATCGAAGAAGATTCGCGCGAACGAAAACGGAAGCGGCGCGGCGAATAAAAAATCAAGTCGGGATCATACTACGCGCAAAGGAGGAAAGATATGAAAGCAGTAATTATGGCGGGCGGAAAAGGAACGCGCCTCGCGCCTTTAACCGACCACACCCCGAAACCCCTTATGCCCATCATCGACAAACCGATCCTGCAATACATCATCGAACTGCTGAAAAAGCACGGGATCTACGAGATTTCCCTATCGCTCGGCTATATGGCGGGCAAGATCGTGGAGACCTTCGGCAACGGAAAAGACCTCGGCGTCAAACTTCGCTATTCGATCGAAAAAGAGCCGCTCGGGACGGCGGGCGGCGTAAAAGCCGCGGCGGAAGGGTTCGACGACGACTTCCTCGTCATTTCGGGCGACGCGTTCACCGATTTCGATCTTTCCGATCTGATCTCCTTTCATAAAAGCCACGGAAAACTCGTGACGATCGCCGCCGCCGAAGTCAAGGACCCGACCGCGTTCGGCGTCATGCTTTTGAACGGCGCGGGGAAAGTCCGCTCTTTTATCGAAAAGCCTCGCGAACCGATCAGCCGCATCGCGTCCACGGGGATCTACGTTATGCGCAACGAGATCCTGAAAAAGATCCCCGACGGTTTTTGCGATTTCGCGAGAGACGTTTTCCCGAAACTCGCGGGGCAGATCTACGCGAAAGTCATGAACGGCTACTGGTCGGACATCGGGACGCTTCTATCCTATTACGAGACGAATTATCACGTCGCTTCCGTCTCCGCGGTGACGGTCTGAACGCTTTCGCTCCCTTTCTCGGAAGGGAGTTTTTTCTTATTTCGAGCCCCGCTCGGAACGAATTTCGAGAGCATAAGTCGCGCTATAAATGCCGATAAACGATTTTTATGGAAAATGTAAACAAAACGTTTCGGCGTTTAGTTGCCTTTTACCTTGTAAAGAGGTAAAATAACAGCGATAAAAAAACTCTAAAAGGAGATTTATATATGAGAGTTTACAATTTTTCCGCAGGCCCTTCTATGCTTTTCGAAGACGTTTTGAAGCAAGCGCAAAGTGAGTTTCTGAACTACAACGACAGCGGAATGAGCGTAACCGAAATGAGCCACCGCGCCAAAGTTTACGACGCGATCCATACCGAGTGTCTCGCTCTCTTCGCCGAACTTATGAACGTTCCCGAGGATTACCAAGTCCTTCTTCTCCAAGGCGGCGCGAGTCAACAGTTCGACGCGGTTCCGCTGAACCTCATCTCCGCGACCGGAAAAGCCGATTACGTCGTCACCGGTAACTTTGCGAACCTCGCTTACAAGCAAGCGAAGAAATACGGCGACATTCGCCTCGCCGCTTCTTCCGAGGATAAGACCTACACCTATATCCCGAAAGTCACGAAGGATTCTTTCAGGAAGGACGCGAGCTACGTCCATATCACTTCGAACAACACGATCTTCGGAACGAGATGGAAGGAATTCCCCGAGACCGAGTGCCCGCTCGTCGCGGACGTCAGCAGCGAAATTTTGAGCCGTGACATCGACGTCAGCAAATTCGGTCTTCTTTACGCCGGCGCGCAAAAGAACATCAGCGCGGCGGGCTTGACCGTCGTCATCGTCAAAAAGGATCTCATCGGAAAAGAGCTTCCGATCTGCCCGACGATGCTCGCCTACAAGACGCAAGCGGACAAGAACAGCCTTTACAACACCCCGCCGGCATTCAGCATCTATATCGCGATGCTGACCCTCCGCCACATCAAAGCGATGGGCGGTATCTCCGCGATTAACAAGATCAACGAAGAAAAAGCCGCGATGCTTTACGATTTCATCGACAACAGCAAGCTTTATAAGAACTACGTCAACAAAGAAGATCGCTCGATCATGAACGTTCCTTTCGTTACCGGTTCCGAAGAGCTCGACGCGAAGTTCGTCAAAGAAGCGGCAAACAACGGTCTCGTCTCCATCAAAGGTCACAGACTCGTCGGCGGTATGAGAGCTTCGATTTACAACGCAATGCCCGTGGAAGGCGTTAAGGCGCTCATCGAGTTCATGAAGAAATTCGAGCTCGAAAACGCATAAGGAGAAAACTATGAACGAGATCAAGAAACTGAACCCCATCAGCGATTTAATTTACGACAATTTGAAAAAAGACGCTTATCGCGTTTCGGACGACGCGGCGGATCCCGTCGGCATCCTCGTTCGCAGCGCGGCGATGCACGAGTATGAGATCAATCCCTCTCTCGTCGCGGTTGCGCGCGCAGGCGCAGGCGTCAACAATATTCCCCTTCCCAAAATGACGGATAACGGCGTCGTCGTCTTCAATACCCCGGGCGCAAACGCGAACGCGGTCAAAGAGCTCGTCGTCCTCGCGCTTCTTCTCTCCTGCCGCGACGTTCTCGGCGGCGTCGCCTTTGCGGGCGGTTTGAAAGGAAAAGAAGACGCGGCGAAGCAAGTCGAAAGCGGCAAGAAAGCGTTCGTCGGTCCCGAAATTTTCGGAAAGACCCTCGGCGTCATCGGTCTCGGCGCGATCGGCGCGCTCGTTTCCAAAGCAGCGATCGCTCTCGGAATGAAAGTCGTCGGCTACGATCCCTTCTTCACCGAAGCGAAAGCCAAAGCGATCGACGAATCCATCGCCTTTACGACTTCTTTGGACGACATCTACGAAAGCAGCGATTTCATCACGATCCACGTTCCCTTTAACGACGCGACCCGCGGCATGATCAATAAAGACGCGATCGCGAAGATGAAGAGCGGCGTGCGCGTCATCAACTGTGCTCGCGCGGAGCTCGTGGACAATGCGGCGATGGTCTCCGCTCTCGAAGAAGGCAAGGTCAAAAAGTACGTCACCGATTTCCCCGTTCCCGCGGTCATCGGCGTCAGCGATAAGATCATCACGATCCCCCACCTCGGCGCTTCGACTCCCGAAGCGGAGGATAACTGCGCGGTCATGGCCTCCGCCGAACTCAAAGATTTCATCGAAAACGGCAATATCAAAAACAGCGTGAACTGCCCCGCTCTCACCCTCGCCCGCAAAGGCGCGGCGCGCGTCACCCTTCTGACCAAGGAAACGGACGCGGAAGAAAAAGCGGCGAAGATCCTCACCGGTGTTTCTCAAATCGCTTCCGCGAAACGCGGCGACGTTACCTACGTCATCGCGGACGTCGCCGTCGCTCCCGCTGCCGACGCAGTCGCGTCCCTCGCAAAAGGCGCGCTCAAAGTCAGAGTTCTTTAATCGCGAATATGCAAATGTAAAAAAGAAGCGGCGAATTTGATTCGCCGTTTCTTTTTATTCTTTCCTTTTCTTTTTGATTTACCGAACCGTTGCGCCGATTTTAACGATGTCTTCCCTCTTTCTTGTCATACGCGTTATCGATCGCTTCATAGTCGTGAGAGCGCGTCGCGCGATCAATGAACCCCGCCACGAGATAGAAAATCGGAACCGTTAAAAAGAGAATCCAATGCGGATGCCAAAAACCGTAAGTAACGCCCAAAAAGCAATAGATCGCCGCGATAAGAGCCGGGTAGCAAAACGCGGCGACTCTCTTATACGAAACGCAGACGACGACCGAAGCGACGACCGGGATCAGGATAAACAGCGGCCAAGCGCAAAGCCATCCGTTTCCGAATTTCAGAGTAAAACCGAGGATCAAATACGCGATCGAAGCGAGAAGCGCGAAGCATCCGCCCGCGAACGCGCTCCTGCGATTCGTTTTCAGGCGTTTCTTTTCGACCGCGTCGCGTTCGTAAACCTTTTCTTCACCCTGCTCGTTTTTGACGAGGATGGTCTTATCCTTGATCTCGACGCGCGCGCCGTCATCCTCCCAAACGAAAGCATTCTCTTCCGAGGTTTTTCCTTCGCTCTTCGCTTCTTCGACCTTGACGTCTTCGATATTTTTTTCGGGAACGGCGTCTCCGTTTACTAGCTCGTCCAACGATATATGATACAGGCGCGCGAGCTCGATCAAATTATCGGTATCCGGCGAGCTTTCGCCCCGCTCCCATTTCGAGACCGCCTGCCGCGAAACGCCGATCGCGTCCGCGAGTTCTTCCTGTGAATAACCGAAGTGTTTTCTCAATTCCACAAATCTGTCGGCTGTTCTTTGATTCATCTGTTTTCTCCTTGTTTTTGATGATTCCATTATAGCATATTCCGAGGAAACTACCACCGCTTTCACTTTGCTTTTTCGCAACTATCGGTTGCATTTCCGCGATTTCGGGTTATTTTTGAGGAAAACAGCCGTGTTTTCGCCGAAATTCATCCACGATCGAAAAAGACTAAAATCCATCCGTACTTCGAAGTTTTCCGAGAGTAACGGAGCGAAATCGCAGAGTAACGACGCGGGTAACGACAGTAAAAACAAAGTAACAAACGAAAAAACGCAAAGTAACGACCGATTTTTCGAGTTATGCGCTATAATATGATCGAAGGCGCCGAAAAAAAACGAAAGGAGAAACCTGCTATGGAGTTTTCGG
Above is a window of Clostridia bacterium DNA encoding:
- a CDS encoding ribonuclease J, with the translated sequence MAKKLKIGFLGGVGEIGKNMTVIEYGDSIIVIDAGLTFPSEEMLGVDVVIPDFSYLVENKEKVKAILCTHGHEDHIGAIPYLLQVLDSPVIFGSTLTLGLIRGKIEEFGLKAKMKTVDSGTEISVDCFKIRFYKVCHSIAGALALSIDTPQGMIFHTGDFKIDHTPIDNEQMDFYALAELGKKGVKLMLSDSTNAERPGHTISEKKVGESISRIFAANSGRRIIVATFASNLHRIQQILDIAAASGRRVILSGRSVIKVVELGKTLKLLHYDDSLIVNEAAMKKIPPEKLCIICTGSQGERVSALTRMAAGEHPSITVGIKDTIIISASAIPGNEKSIYNVINSLYRLGAEVIYAAIEDVHTSGHAHQEELKMMLSLIRPKFFIPVHGEFRHLKIHAGIAQSMGIPKENILIPELGWCVEVAKDGLKKLDGIKAGNSYVDGDAVGDLEPVIKDRRQLSADGFIIILLTVSVENGKIPAQPEIITRGMAALSEEEIAEMKKQVVGALKNMKYINSDNREAVKSTIRRTVRKMLYQSSQSSPMIVPIVVEK
- a CDS encoding nucleotidyltransferase family protein — translated: MKAVIMAGGKGTRLAPLTDHTPKPLMPIIDKPILQYIIELLKKHGIYEISLSLGYMAGKIVETFGNGKDLGVKLRYSIEKEPLGTAGGVKAAAEGFDDDFLVISGDAFTDFDLSDLISFHKSHGKLVTIAAAEVKDPTAFGVMLLNGAGKVRSFIEKPREPISRIASTGIYVMRNEILKKIPDGFCDFARDVFPKLAGQIYAKVMNGYWSDIGTLLSYYETNYHVASVSAVTV
- the serC gene encoding 3-phosphoserine/phosphohydroxythreonine transaminase gives rise to the protein MRVYNFSAGPSMLFEDVLKQAQSEFLNYNDSGMSVTEMSHRAKVYDAIHTECLALFAELMNVPEDYQVLLLQGGASQQFDAVPLNLISATGKADYVVTGNFANLAYKQAKKYGDIRLAASSEDKTYTYIPKVTKDSFRKDASYVHITSNNTIFGTRWKEFPETECPLVADVSSEILSRDIDVSKFGLLYAGAQKNISAAGLTVVIVKKDLIGKELPICPTMLAYKTQADKNSLYNTPPAFSIYIAMLTLRHIKAMGGISAINKINEEKAAMLYDFIDNSKLYKNYVNKEDRSIMNVPFVTGSEELDAKFVKEAANNGLVSIKGHRLVGGMRASIYNAMPVEGVKALIEFMKKFELENA
- a CDS encoding 3-phosphoglycerate dehydrogenase — encoded protein: MNEIKKLNPISDLIYDNLKKDAYRVSDDAADPVGILVRSAAMHEYEINPSLVAVARAGAGVNNIPLPKMTDNGVVVFNTPGANANAVKELVVLALLLSCRDVLGGVAFAGGLKGKEDAAKQVESGKKAFVGPEIFGKTLGVIGLGAIGALVSKAAIALGMKVVGYDPFFTEAKAKAIDESIAFTTSLDDIYESSDFITIHVPFNDATRGMINKDAIAKMKSGVRVINCARAELVDNAAMVSALEEGKVKKYVTDFPVPAVIGVSDKIITIPHLGASTPEAEDNCAVMASAELKDFIENGNIKNSVNCPALTLARKGAARVTLLTKETDAEEKAAKILTGVSQIASAKRGDVTYVIADVAVAPAADAVASLAKGALKVRVL
- a CDS encoding helix-turn-helix domain-containing protein; translated protein: MNQRTADRFVELRKHFGYSQEELADAIGVSRQAVSKWERGESSPDTDNLIELARLYHISLDELVNGDAVPEKNIEDVKVEEAKSEGKTSEENAFVWEDDGARVEIKDKTILVKNEQGEEKVYERDAVEKKRLKTNRRSAFAGGCFALLASIAYLILGFTLKFGNGWLCAWPLFILIPVVASVVVCVSYKRVAAFCYPALIAAIYCFLGVTYGFWHPHWILFLTVPIFYLVAGFIDRATRSHDYEAIDNAYDKKEGRHR